The region GAGCCAAGCTGAAATCGATGCTCTGCTCAAGGCCTTGGCTTCGGGTGAACTAGATGAAAAAGAAAAGGCTTCTGAGCCTCAAGGTGTAAAGGTGTACGATTTTCGCCGTCCCAACAAATTTTCCAAGGATCAGTTACGGACTCTGCAGATGATTCATGGGAATTTTGCTCGCATGGCAAGTAACTTTCTATCGGGGTACTTGCGAGCTAATATCCAGGTAAAGGTAGCAAGTGTCAATCAATTGACTTATGAAGATTTCCTAGTCTCAATACCTACGCCGACGCTCATGACGGTGCTGAAGTTGCAGCCATTAGCGGGACTAGCAGTTTTGGAGACCAACCCTGCCTTTATCTTTCCTATAATTGACCTACTTTTCGGCGGTACTGGCGATATGCCCCAGCGCTTGCGGGAGCTGACTGATATAGAGCTAGGAGTACTCCGCAAGCTCAATACCCGACTGTTGGATAACCTGGCCTATGCATGGTCGGATATTGCGCAGCTTGGACCCCAGATTGAGTCGATGGAGACCAACCCTAGGTTCATTCAGTTGGTTTCTCCCAATGAGACAGTGGCAGTGATAACTTTTAGCACCCAGATTGGAAAAGTTGAAGGTATGGCAAACCTCTGTTGGCCCTATTTGACTTTAGAACCCATAATCGACCGACTGAGTGCCCACTACTGGTTGGCTAGCCAAGGCCGGGAGAATAATTTACAATCTCGGGGATGGATAGAGAAGGAGCTCATGCAGGTACCAGTAGAGCTGGTACTACTTGGAGGTAGTGCAGATGTATCGGTGCGCGATTTCCTCGGTCTGCAGGTAGGCGACGTGATTTCTCTCGACAACATGGTTAGCGAAAACCTGGTCCTTTGTGTAGGCGAACAACCTAAGTTCAAGGTTCAGCCTGGGCGGGTTAAGAATCGGCTGGCCGTCCAAATCATAGACTGGATTGAAGGAAGTGATCAAGTTGGATAGTTTCTTGTCGCAGGAGGAGATCGATGCTTTACTCAACCAAGGCCCTGCTCCTGCCCAGCCCAATGCCGAACCAGAACAGTTACCACCTCAAGCGGCTGATGCTTTGGGTGAAATCGGCAATATGGCCATGGGTTCGGCTGCTACTGCTTTGTCACAGATCTTAGGTCAGCGCGTAGTGATTACTACGCCCAAAGTGCGAACCTGTACCCAATCTGAACTTTACGCTTCGTTCCAAGTACCCTACGTAGTGGTGCAAGTTAATTTCACACATGGCTTAACCGGCATAAATTTGTTTATCCTGGAAACTCATGACGCCATGGTAATTGCTGACTTAATGATGGGAGGGTCGGGGAAAGACCTAGAGGGCCCTCCCAACGAGATTCAGCTGAGCGCTATAGGAGAAGCCATGAACCAAATGATGGGCTCCGCCGCCACTGCCATGTCTACAATTTTTAACCGGGCGGTTAAGATCTCTCCTCCTGAGGTGCAGTTGGTCGATTTCCAAAGCCCAGATTTTACGTCTCCCCTGAATGGTGAAGAAGCTATAGTCGTGGTTGCATTTGATTTGGAAGTCGGCTCGATAATCAAAAGCAAGTTGATGCAGGTGATGCCGATTCGCGTAGCTCGGGAGCAAACTGATTTGCTGTTAGGAGGTAGCCAAGCTCAGGCTTCAGGGGCGGCTTCACCGGAGGTCGCTGTTGGCGAGGAGGCAATAACCGTAGGTAATTTACCAGAGCCCGCTAACGGCGGTAACTCTGCCGGCGCGCATGGCGGTCCGCAGGCTGCGACTCCTAAAAACCTTGACCTCATTTTAGATGTACCGCTAAAGGTATCAGTGGTATTGGGCAAAAGCCAAAGGCCAATCAGAGATGTACTAAATCTGGGGCCTGGATCGATCCTGGAGTTGGACAAACAGGCCGACGATCCAGTACAGGTCTTGGTTAACGGTACCTTGATTGCGGAGGGCGAAGTAGTAGTCATTAACGAGAATTTTGGGGTACGCTTAACCAGCATTCTGAGCCGTGAAGAGCGACTATGTAATCTGCGGCGGTAGTGTATTTGCTGAAAGAAACAGGAAACCTAGGCTCTTACCTAGGTTTTCCTGAGCTGGCTAGTGGCCAGCTGGTGCGTAGCTGGAATATTGTGGCTGCTGAGCCATGGTGCGTTCTGCCCGTTCAATTGCCAAACGGACCAAGTTGCCGCAG is a window of Clostridia bacterium DNA encoding:
- the fliM gene encoding flagellar motor switch protein FliM, giving the protein SQAEIDALLKALASGELDEKEKASEPQGVKVYDFRRPNKFSKDQLRTLQMIHGNFARMASNFLSGYLRANIQVKVASVNQLTYEDFLVSIPTPTLMTVLKLQPLAGLAVLETNPAFIFPIIDLLFGGTGDMPQRLRELTDIELGVLRKLNTRLLDNLAYAWSDIAQLGPQIESMETNPRFIQLVSPNETVAVITFSTQIGKVEGMANLCWPYLTLEPIIDRLSAHYWLASQGRENNLQSRGWIEKELMQVPVELVLLGGSADVSVRDFLGLQVGDVISLDNMVSENLVLCVGEQPKFKVQPGRVKNRLAVQIIDWIEGSDQVG
- the fliY gene encoding flagellar motor switch phosphatase FliY, which translates into the protein MKLDSFLSQEEIDALLNQGPAPAQPNAEPEQLPPQAADALGEIGNMAMGSAATALSQILGQRVVITTPKVRTCTQSELYASFQVPYVVVQVNFTHGLTGINLFILETHDAMVIADLMMGGSGKDLEGPPNEIQLSAIGEAMNQMMGSAATAMSTIFNRAVKISPPEVQLVDFQSPDFTSPLNGEEAIVVVAFDLEVGSIIKSKLMQVMPIRVAREQTDLLLGGSQAQASGAASPEVAVGEEAITVGNLPEPANGGNSAGAHGGPQAATPKNLDLILDVPLKVSVVLGKSQRPIRDVLNLGPGSILELDKQADDPVQVLVNGTLIAEGEVVVINENFGVRLTSILSREERLCNLRR